A single Micromonospora sp. CCTCC AA 2012012 DNA region contains:
- a CDS encoding DEAD/DEAH box helicase — translation MSSAPTPTDPTPATDLDEATAFADLGLRAELLGALSALGYEEPTPIQREAIPLLLAGRDLLGQAATGTGKTAAFALPLLQRMPDQRSGGDPVSLVLVPTRELAVQVSEAFHRYGKDLGTRVLPIYGGQPIGRQLRALDLGVDVVVATPGRALDHIARGTLRLGSVATVVLDEADEMLDMGFAEDIEAILEHAPQDRQTVLFSATMPSRIDGLARKHLTDPQRIQIEREQTVAGEAPRVRQSAYIVARAHKPAALGRVLDVESPTAAIVFCRSREEVDRLTETMNGRGYRAEALHGGMSQEQRDRVMGRLRSGTADLLVATDVAARGLDVEQLSHVVNYDVPSAPESYVHRIGRVGRAGREGVAITLAEPREHRMLKTIERVTGQRIAIDKIPTVADLRTRRLELTQAALRESLLEDDLDPFRVIVESLSDEFDMMEVALAAVKLAHEAALPGSADEQEEEIPQVAVRPQRETRPGYDSRGGDRRGGGRPRVGGNTTQVFIGLGRRAGVRPQDLVGAITGETGINGRDIGSIEIADRFSLVEVPVGVADEVIQGLRGSTIKGRKATVRRDRGGEGR, via the coding sequence ATGAGTTCCGCACCAACACCGACCGATCCCACCCCCGCCACCGACCTCGACGAGGCGACCGCCTTCGCCGATCTCGGGCTGCGCGCCGAGTTGCTCGGCGCGCTCTCCGCCCTCGGTTACGAGGAGCCGACCCCGATCCAGCGGGAGGCGATCCCGCTGCTGCTGGCCGGCCGGGACCTGTTGGGGCAGGCGGCCACCGGTACGGGCAAGACCGCCGCGTTCGCCCTGCCGCTGCTGCAGCGGATGCCGGACCAGCGCAGCGGCGGCGACCCGGTGTCGCTGGTGCTGGTGCCCACCCGCGAGCTGGCCGTGCAGGTCTCCGAGGCGTTCCACCGCTACGGCAAGGACCTGGGCACCCGGGTCCTGCCGATCTACGGCGGTCAGCCGATCGGCCGGCAGCTGCGCGCCCTGGACCTGGGTGTGGACGTGGTGGTGGCCACCCCGGGCCGCGCCCTGGACCACATCGCCCGGGGCACCCTGCGGCTGGGTTCGGTGGCGACGGTGGTGCTGGACGAGGCCGACGAGATGCTCGACATGGGCTTCGCCGAGGACATCGAGGCGATCCTGGAGCACGCCCCGCAGGACCGTCAGACGGTGCTCTTCTCGGCGACCATGCCGTCGCGGATCGACGGGCTGGCCCGCAAGCACCTGACCGACCCGCAGCGGATCCAGATCGAGCGCGAGCAGACGGTGGCCGGTGAGGCGCCCCGGGTGCGGCAGAGCGCGTACATCGTGGCGCGGGCGCACAAGCCGGCGGCGCTGGGCCGGGTGCTGGACGTCGAGTCCCCCACCGCGGCGATCGTCTTCTGCCGCAGCCGGGAGGAGGTCGACCGGCTCACCGAGACGATGAACGGCCGCGGCTACCGGGCCGAGGCGCTGCACGGCGGGATGAGCCAGGAGCAGCGGGACCGGGTGATGGGCCGGCTGCGCTCGGGCACCGCCGACCTGCTGGTGGCGACCGACGTGGCGGCCCGGGGGCTGGACGTCGAGCAGCTCAGCCACGTCGTCAACTACGACGTGCCGTCGGCGCCGGAGTCGTACGTGCACCGGATCGGTCGGGTGGGCCGGGCTGGTCGGGAGGGCGTGGCGATCACCCTCGCCGAGCCGCGCGAGCACCGGATGCTCAAGACCATCGAGCGGGTCACCGGGCAGCGGATCGCCATCGACAAGATCCCGACGGTGGCCGACCTGCGGACCCGGCGGCTGGAGCTGACCCAGGCCGCGCTGCGGGAGAGCCTGCTGGAGGACGACCTCGACCCGTTCCGGGTGATCGTGGAGTCGCTCTCGGACGAGTTCGACATGATGGAGGTGGCGCTCGCCGCGGTGAAGCTGGCCCACGAGGCCGCGCTGCCGGGCTCCGCCGACGAGCAGGAGGAGGAGATCCCGCAGGTCGCGGTCCGTCCGCAGCGGGAGACCCGCCCCGGGTACGACAGCCGTGGCGGCGACCGCCGGGGCGGTGGCCGGCCCCGGGTGGGCGGCAACACCACCCAGGTGTTCATCGGGCTGGGCCGGCGGGCCGGGGTGCGCCCGCAGGACCTGGTCGGGGCGATCACCGGGGAGACCGGCATCAACGGCCGGGACATCGGCTCGATCGAGATCGCGGACCGGTTCTCGCTGGTGGAGGTGCCCGTGGGCGTCGCCGACGAGGTGATCCAGGGGCTGCGCGGCAGCACCATCAAGGGCCGCAAGGCCACCGTCCGCCGGGACCGCGGCGGCGAGGGCCGCTGA
- the lon gene encoding endopeptidase La → MATLPVLPLTDAVLLPGMVIPVTLDPTTQAAVDAARATGDKQLLAVPRIDGEYGSVGTVATIEKVGRLPDGEPAAVVRGLSRARIGSGVPGPGAALWVEATELDEPAPAGRARELAREYRALMTSVLQQRGAWQVIDAMERMTDLSELADAAGYAPWLSLAQKTELLTAPDVTARLELLVGWVKDHLAEQEVTERINTDVREGLEKSQREFLLRQQLAAIRKELGEDEPDGSADYRSRVEGADLPEKVREAALREVGKLERASDASPEAGWIRTWLDTVLEMPWSTRTEDNTDLGAARAVLDADHAGLSDVKDRILEYLAVRNRRAERNLGVVGGRGSGAVLALAGPPGVGKTSLGESVARALGRTFVRVSLGGVRDEAEIRGHRRTYVGALPGRIVRALREAGSMNPVVLLDEVDKLGVGYAGDPAAALLEVLDPAQNHTFRDHYLEVDLDLSDVLFLATANVVETIPGPLLDRMELVTLDGYTEDEKVAIARDHLLPRQRERAGLTADEVTVTDGALARIAGEYTREAGVRQLERALAKILRKVAVALASDPAPVRVDTDTLARYLGRPKFTPESAERTAVPGVATGLAVTGAGGDVLFIEATSMEGEPGLTLTGQLGDVMKESAQIALSYLRSNGRRLGIDPNALAGRRIHVHFPAGAVPKDGPSAGITMVTALASLVTGRPVRPEFGMTGEVTLSGRVLPIGGVKQKLLAAHRAGLTEVIIPARNEPDLDDLPTEVREALTIHTLADVADVLALALRPADADTLTGPTLTAA, encoded by the coding sequence ATGGCAACTCTTCCGGTACTTCCGCTGACCGACGCCGTCCTGCTGCCCGGGATGGTCATCCCGGTGACCCTCGACCCGACCACGCAGGCCGCGGTAGACGCGGCCCGCGCCACCGGCGACAAGCAGCTTCTCGCCGTCCCCCGCATCGACGGCGAGTACGGCTCCGTCGGCACGGTCGCCACCATCGAGAAGGTCGGCCGGCTGCCCGACGGCGAGCCGGCCGCCGTGGTCCGTGGCCTGTCCCGGGCCCGGATCGGCTCCGGCGTCCCCGGGCCCGGCGCCGCCCTCTGGGTCGAGGCGACCGAACTCGACGAGCCCGCCCCGGCCGGTCGGGCCCGGGAACTCGCCCGCGAGTACCGCGCGCTGATGACCTCGGTCCTCCAGCAGCGCGGCGCCTGGCAGGTCATCGACGCCATGGAGCGGATGACCGACCTCTCCGAGCTGGCCGACGCGGCCGGCTACGCGCCCTGGCTCAGCCTGGCGCAGAAGACCGAACTGCTCACCGCGCCGGACGTCACCGCCCGGCTGGAACTCCTCGTCGGCTGGGTGAAGGACCACCTCGCCGAGCAGGAGGTCACCGAGCGGATCAACACCGATGTCCGCGAGGGACTGGAGAAGTCCCAGCGGGAGTTCCTGCTCCGTCAGCAGCTCGCCGCCATCCGCAAGGAGCTCGGCGAGGACGAGCCGGACGGCTCCGCCGACTACCGCAGCCGGGTTGAGGGCGCCGACCTGCCGGAGAAGGTCCGCGAGGCCGCCCTGCGCGAGGTCGGCAAGCTCGAACGGGCCAGCGACGCCTCCCCGGAGGCCGGCTGGATCCGGACCTGGCTCGACACGGTGCTGGAGATGCCGTGGAGCACGCGTACCGAGGACAACACCGACCTCGGCGCGGCCCGCGCGGTGCTCGACGCCGACCACGCCGGTCTGTCCGACGTGAAGGACCGCATCCTGGAATACCTGGCGGTACGCAACCGGCGCGCCGAGCGCAACCTCGGCGTGGTCGGCGGTCGCGGCTCCGGCGCCGTGCTCGCCCTCGCCGGGCCCCCCGGCGTCGGCAAGACCAGCCTCGGCGAGTCCGTCGCCCGGGCGCTGGGCCGCACCTTCGTCCGGGTCTCCCTCGGCGGCGTCCGGGACGAGGCCGAGATCCGGGGCCACCGGCGCACCTACGTCGGCGCGCTGCCCGGCCGGATCGTCCGCGCCCTGCGCGAGGCCGGCTCGATGAACCCGGTCGTGCTCCTCGACGAGGTCGACAAGCTCGGCGTCGGCTACGCCGGTGACCCGGCCGCCGCCCTGCTCGAGGTGCTCGACCCGGCGCAGAACCACACCTTCCGGGACCACTACCTGGAGGTCGACCTCGACCTGTCCGACGTGCTCTTCCTGGCCACCGCCAACGTGGTGGAGACCATCCCCGGCCCGCTGCTGGACCGGATGGAGCTGGTCACCCTGGACGGCTACACCGAGGACGAGAAGGTGGCCATCGCCCGCGACCACCTGCTGCCCCGGCAGCGGGAGCGGGCCGGGCTGACCGCCGACGAGGTCACCGTCACCGACGGGGCGCTGGCGCGGATCGCGGGGGAGTACACCCGGGAGGCCGGTGTCCGGCAGCTCGAACGCGCCCTGGCGAAGATCCTGCGCAAGGTCGCCGTGGCGCTGGCGTCCGACCCGGCACCGGTCCGGGTCGACACCGACACCCTGGCCCGCTACCTGGGTCGGCCGAAGTTCACCCCGGAGTCGGCCGAGCGGACGGCGGTGCCCGGCGTGGCCACCGGCCTGGCGGTCACCGGCGCCGGCGGGGACGTGCTCTTCATCGAGGCGACCAGCATGGAGGGCGAGCCGGGGCTGACCCTCACCGGCCAGCTCGGCGACGTGATGAAGGAGTCCGCGCAGATCGCGCTGTCGTACCTGCGGTCGAACGGGCGGCGCCTCGGCATCGACCCGAACGCCCTCGCCGGACGCCGGATCCACGTGCACTTCCCGGCGGGCGCGGTGCCCAAGGACGGCCCCAGCGCCGGCATCACCATGGTCACCGCGCTGGCGTCGCTGGTGACCGGCCGACCGGTCCGTCCCGAGTTCGGGATGACCGGCGAGGTGACCCTCTCCGGTCGGGTGCTGCCCATCGGCGGGGTGAAGCAGAAGCTGCTCGCCGCGCACCGGGCCGGCCTCACCGAGGTGATCATCCCGGCCCGCAACGAGCCGGACCTGGACGACCTGCCCACCGAGGTACGCGAGGCGCTGACCATCCACACCCTCGCCGACGTCGCCGACGTGCTCGCCCTGGCGCTGCGCCCGGCCGACGCCGACACCCTCACCGGCCCGACCCTCACCGCCGCCTGA
- a CDS encoding histone-like nucleoid-structuring protein Lsr2, producing the protein MARKVITVLTDDLDGGKADRTVEFSLDGVAYTIDVSDENAGVLRKALDPYISAGRRIGRGPVEPTRATRRPGRPASPGMDREQNRAIREWATKNGYEISERGRIPVSVVEAYKNR; encoded by the coding sequence ATGGCAAGGAAAGTAATCACCGTCCTGACCGACGACCTCGACGGCGGAAAGGCTGATCGGACCGTCGAGTTCAGCCTGGACGGCGTGGCGTACACCATCGACGTCTCCGACGAGAACGCGGGGGTTCTGCGCAAGGCCCTGGATCCGTACATCAGCGCTGGCAGGCGGATCGGCCGTGGGCCGGTCGAGCCGACCCGCGCGACCCGCCGGCCCGGGCGTCCGGCCTCCCCCGGAATGGACCGGGAGCAGAACCGGGCCATCCGCGAATGGGCCACCAAGAACGGGTACGAGATTTCCGAGCGGGGCCGCATCCCGGTCTCCGTGGTGGAGGCGTACAAGAACCGCTGA
- a CDS encoding DUF2726 domain-containing protein, with amino-acid sequence MTSTGSTDVSWLRPITAGGAPLLHRRGQAVHAARRLGDLVQGRPPGITGNQWSTALRQGFDQVVCAADSGRPSFAVEFAPPTVAGSAQQRADRMTSAVCAAVGLPVLRVESPTLRAADHGRRLVEYVIDARHYAAGGGPDGDDSVDFRDILGRLPDGRSGHVNDLGALSRTAAVEAYVERRLADPIVRGLHVRWTDGPAEGWSWVEVRPGRCLVERVRLREQGFSCGVDPARLAEDLAAVAVGERLRDLDAAAPDLVDRDQLRRDIRLLAARADELAQGFGFAHLCAD; translated from the coding sequence ATGACGAGCACCGGCAGCACGGACGTCTCCTGGCTGCGGCCGATCACGGCCGGGGGCGCGCCGCTGCTGCACCGGCGTGGCCAGGCCGTGCACGCCGCCCGACGGCTCGGCGACCTGGTGCAGGGCCGTCCGCCGGGCATCACCGGCAACCAGTGGAGCACCGCCCTGCGGCAGGGCTTCGACCAGGTGGTCTGCGCCGCCGACAGCGGCCGGCCGTCCTTCGCCGTCGAGTTCGCCCCGCCGACCGTGGCCGGCTCCGCCCAGCAGCGCGCCGACCGGATGACCAGCGCCGTCTGCGCCGCGGTCGGTCTGCCGGTGCTGCGCGTCGAGTCGCCGACGCTGCGGGCCGCCGACCACGGTCGCCGCCTCGTCGAGTACGTCATCGACGCGCGCCACTACGCCGCCGGGGGCGGCCCGGACGGCGACGACTCGGTGGACTTCCGGGACATCCTCGGCCGGCTGCCCGACGGGCGCAGCGGCCACGTCAACGACCTCGGGGCGCTGTCCCGCACCGCCGCCGTCGAGGCGTACGTGGAGCGGCGGCTCGCCGACCCGATCGTCCGGGGCCTGCACGTGCGCTGGACGGACGGCCCGGCCGAGGGCTGGAGCTGGGTCGAGGTGCGGCCGGGACGCTGCCTGGTGGAGCGGGTCCGGCTCCGGGAGCAGGGCTTCTCCTGCGGGGTCGACCCGGCCCGGCTCGCCGAGGACCTGGCCGCCGTGGCGGTCGGGGAGCGGCTGCGCGACCTCGACGCCGCCGCGCCCGACCTGGTGGACCGCGATCAGCTCCGCCGCGACATCCGACTGCTCGCGGCCCGCGCCGACGAGTTGGCGCAGGGCTTCGGCTTTGCGCACCTCTGCGCCGACTAA
- a CDS encoding DICT sensory domain-containing protein has protein sequence MHSGPTPERLTKRSLVAVSHAIERAALATAEDGPLVVIALFQRMPYFTRERAVYERIAASGAMSVVGVVGPTPPELPAGSYGVVLDESEELAREWSVIALTPRFGATLVAYDRGEVAPAVTLEAGRLFDGRWGFRRDEALHEVLRLRGQLADRLPPAAHATLDEVVARVRDLPSTPGESRAEAAIRMMADRAERAARRAAPRPEPADGLLDEPALGRWTGAVTASGTLPVALVGIRVGEPAGAPERFGRRSAARENQAVLGAITGVLRPVDRAVRLAEDEFLLNLPALTEPEALEVAGRVHAALAGLAQSYPFVSYRVHAAVTVTTRRPLPVAEVRHAVEWAAREGVPMATLAPETAAAPVGAG, from the coding sequence GTGCACAGCGGACCGACTCCGGAACGGTTGACCAAGCGCAGTCTCGTCGCCGTCTCCCACGCCATCGAACGGGCCGCCCTGGCCACCGCGGAGGACGGCCCACTGGTGGTGATCGCCCTCTTTCAGCGGATGCCCTACTTCACCCGGGAACGCGCCGTCTACGAGCGGATCGCGGCGAGCGGTGCGATGAGCGTGGTGGGGGTGGTCGGCCCGACACCGCCGGAGCTGCCCGCCGGGTCGTACGGGGTCGTCCTGGACGAGTCGGAGGAGCTGGCCCGGGAGTGGAGCGTCATCGCGCTGACCCCACGGTTCGGCGCGACGCTGGTGGCGTACGACCGGGGTGAGGTGGCGCCCGCGGTCACCCTGGAGGCCGGGCGGCTCTTCGACGGCCGGTGGGGCTTCCGGCGCGACGAGGCGCTGCACGAGGTGCTCCGGTTGCGCGGGCAGCTCGCCGACCGGCTCCCCCCGGCCGCGCACGCGACGCTGGACGAGGTGGTCGCCCGGGTCCGGGACCTCCCGTCCACGCCCGGCGAGTCCCGCGCCGAGGCGGCGATCCGGATGATGGCCGACCGCGCCGAGCGGGCGGCCCGCCGTGCCGCGCCCCGACCGGAGCCGGCCGACGGGCTGCTGGACGAGCCGGCGCTGGGCCGCTGGACCGGCGCGGTGACCGCCTCGGGCACCCTGCCGGTGGCCCTGGTCGGCATCCGGGTGGGCGAGCCGGCCGGCGCGCCGGAGCGGTTCGGCCGGCGCAGCGCCGCCCGGGAGAACCAGGCGGTGCTGGGGGCGATCACCGGCGTGCTGCGCCCGGTCGACCGCGCGGTACGCCTGGCCGAGGACGAATTCCTGCTGAACCTGCCGGCGCTGACCGAGCCGGAGGCGCTGGAGGTGGCGGGCCGGGTGCACGCCGCGCTGGCGGGGCTGGCCCAGTCGTACCCGTTCGTCAGCTACCGGGTGCACGCGGCGGTCACGGTGACGACCCGCCGGCCGTTGCCGGTGGCCGAGGTGCGGCACGCGGTGGAGTGGGCGGCGCGGGAGGGCGTCCCGATGGCCACCCTCGCCCCGGAGACCGCCGCCGCCCCGGTCGGCGCGGGCTGA
- a CDS encoding phytanoyl-CoA dioxygenase family protein — translation MTPPAVPATDHPTASGPEDETPVEALGDLYRDGITACRGAFDVDWVRRVAEDVDVAFHEARSRPDGAVGRGPQRWYVEIHPEQLRGFVDLVTHPWVVSVCRAVLGPDYEIVELGFDIPFPGAAMQPWHRDFPMPEQTRRERRLTSLAFNLTTVDTVEEMGPFEIAPGTQWDDGRDFDHEMFPPKDRYPRFQSRAVKKYPRRGDISARSALTVHRGTPNVSTQARPVLVLGVDAPGAGNAAHHDMAVTRGYWERLPELVRAHLRCPVVDTLVPITQKHTIEGLVMGAE, via the coding sequence ATGACCCCGCCCGCCGTTCCGGCCACCGACCACCCCACCGCCTCCGGCCCGGAGGACGAGACCCCGGTCGAGGCCCTCGGCGACCTCTACCGCGACGGCATCACCGCCTGCCGGGGCGCGTTCGACGTGGACTGGGTGCGACGGGTCGCCGAGGACGTCGACGTCGCGTTCCACGAGGCCCGCTCCCGGCCCGACGGCGCGGTCGGACGTGGCCCGCAACGCTGGTACGTGGAGATCCACCCCGAACAGCTGCGCGGCTTCGTCGACCTGGTCACCCACCCCTGGGTGGTGTCGGTGTGCCGCGCGGTCCTCGGCCCCGACTATGAGATCGTCGAGCTGGGCTTCGACATCCCCTTCCCCGGCGCGGCCATGCAGCCGTGGCACCGCGACTTCCCGATGCCGGAGCAGACCCGCCGGGAACGCCGGCTCACCTCGCTGGCGTTCAACCTGACCACCGTGGACACCGTCGAGGAGATGGGCCCCTTCGAGATCGCCCCCGGCACCCAGTGGGACGACGGGCGCGACTTCGACCACGAGATGTTCCCGCCGAAGGACCGCTACCCCCGCTTCCAGTCCCGGGCCGTGAAGAAGTACCCGCGACGCGGCGACATCTCGGCGCGCTCGGCGCTCACCGTCCACCGGGGCACCCCGAACGTCTCCACCCAGGCCCGGCCGGTGCTGGTCCTCGGCGTCGACGCACCCGGCGCCGGCAACGCCGCCCACCACGACATGGCGGTGACCCGGGGCTACTGGGAGCGCCTGCCGGAGCTGGTCCGGGCGCACCTGCGCTGCCCGGTGGTCGACACCCTCGTGCCGATCACGCAGAAGCACACCATCGAGGGGCTGGTGATGGGCGCGGAGTGA
- a CDS encoding nitroreductase family protein, whose amino-acid sequence MSAEPAPALPVPDYGVPPDEALSRVRDFADCLASRRTVREFSDRPVPPGVLEEALRAAGAAPSGANVQPWRFVVVTDPTLKRRLRAAAEAEERVFYERRAPEEWLAALAPLGTDASKPSLEEAPAVIVVFEVHRGPRTPRPYYVKESVGISVGFLLAALHRAGLATLTHTPSPMRFLNELLDRPAEERGNLIIPVGYPAEGATVPAISRKPLSEVVVWR is encoded by the coding sequence GTGTCTGCCGAACCCGCCCCCGCCCTGCCCGTACCCGACTACGGCGTGCCGCCGGACGAGGCGCTGAGCCGGGTCCGCGACTTCGCCGACTGCCTGGCGTCGCGGCGGACCGTACGGGAGTTCAGTGACCGTCCGGTCCCGCCGGGCGTGCTGGAGGAGGCACTGCGGGCGGCCGGGGCCGCGCCCAGCGGCGCGAACGTCCAGCCGTGGCGGTTCGTGGTGGTCACCGATCCGACGCTCAAGCGGCGGCTGCGGGCCGCCGCCGAGGCCGAGGAGCGGGTCTTCTACGAGCGCCGGGCGCCGGAGGAGTGGCTGGCCGCGTTGGCGCCGCTCGGCACGGACGCCAGCAAGCCCTCCCTGGAGGAGGCGCCCGCGGTGATCGTCGTCTTCGAGGTGCACCGGGGCCCCCGCACGCCGCGCCCCTACTACGTGAAGGAGTCGGTCGGCATCTCGGTGGGCTTCCTGCTGGCCGCGCTGCACCGGGCCGGACTGGCCACCCTGACCCACACGCCCAGCCCGATGCGCTTCCTCAACGAGCTGCTGGACCGGCCGGCCGAGGAGCGCGGCAACCTGATCATCCCGGTCGGCTACCCGGCCGAGGGGGCGACGGTGCCGGCGATCAGCCGCAAGCCCCTCTCCGAGGTGGTCGTCTGGCGCTGA
- a CDS encoding helical backbone metal receptor, which yields MRVVSLVPSLTEAVALTRPEVLVGATDWCTHPDGLDVDRVGGTKYPDLDRVLALRPDLVLLNEEENRRADADALVAAGVPVRVTFPRTVPGALTELGDLVTALGVTTAPDWLVAARRAWADPPRPATPRRAVVPVWRRPWVVLGGNTFAGDVLRRLGVVNAYADDAERYPRPTLDEVRARDPELVVLPDEPYRFTADDGPESFPGVPYALVSGRHLTWYGPSLAEAAALLTDQLAGAR from the coding sequence GTGCGGGTGGTGTCGCTGGTGCCGTCGCTGACCGAGGCGGTCGCGCTGACCCGGCCCGAGGTGCTGGTCGGGGCCACCGACTGGTGCACCCATCCCGACGGGCTCGACGTCGACCGGGTGGGCGGCACCAAGTACCCGGACCTGGACCGGGTGCTCGCCCTCCGGCCCGACCTGGTGCTGCTCAACGAGGAGGAGAACCGCCGCGCCGACGCCGACGCGCTGGTCGCGGCCGGGGTGCCGGTCCGGGTCACCTTCCCGCGTACGGTGCCCGGCGCCCTGACCGAGCTGGGCGACCTGGTGACCGCGCTCGGTGTCACCACCGCACCGGACTGGCTGGTGGCCGCCCGTCGCGCCTGGGCGGACCCGCCCCGCCCGGCGACGCCCCGACGGGCGGTGGTGCCGGTGTGGCGCCGCCCCTGGGTGGTGCTCGGCGGGAACACCTTCGCCGGCGACGTGCTGCGCCGGCTCGGCGTGGTCAACGCGTACGCCGACGACGCCGAGCGCTATCCCCGCCCCACCCTGGACGAGGTGCGCGCCCGCGACCCGGAGCTGGTGGTGCTGCCGGACGAGCCGTACCGGTTCACCGCCGACGACGGGCCGGAGTCCTTCCCCGGCGTGCCGTACGCGCTGGTCTCCGGCCGCCACCTGACCTGGTACGGCCCCAGCCTCGCCGAGGCCGCCGCGCTCCTCACCGACCAGCTCGCCGGGGCACGCTGA
- a CDS encoding universal stress protein yields METNRLIVVGVDGSDGGRRALDWAVDEAVSRGGAVQVVVAWRWDRIEVGPMTQATGPVDEQERARTLLDDEIRGVLLRRGPGCSVAGEIAEGPAADVLTAAARTADLLVLGSHGHNRLRHTVLGSVSEECVRKASCPVVVIPVPAPTTSAVHEPALRG; encoded by the coding sequence ATGGAGACCAATCGACTGATCGTGGTGGGTGTGGACGGCTCCGACGGTGGCCGGCGGGCGCTGGACTGGGCGGTCGACGAGGCGGTGTCCCGGGGCGGCGCGGTCCAGGTCGTGGTGGCCTGGCGGTGGGACCGGATCGAGGTCGGCCCGATGACCCAGGCGACCGGCCCGGTGGACGAACAGGAGCGCGCCCGGACGCTGCTCGACGACGAGATCCGCGGGGTGCTGCTGCGCAGGGGACCGGGCTGCTCGGTGGCCGGCGAGATCGCCGAGGGCCCGGCGGCGGACGTGCTCACCGCCGCCGCCCGGACCGCCGACCTCCTGGTCCTCGGCAGTCACGGGCACAACCGGCTGCGGCACACCGTGCTCGGCTCGGTCAGCGAGGAGTGCGTTCGCAAGGCGAGCTGCCCGGTGGTGGTGATCCCGGTCCCGGCTCCCACCACCAGTGCCGTGCACGAGCCGGCGCTGCGCGGCTGA
- a CDS encoding CBS domain-containing protein encodes MRTWQVGDVMTRDVATVGEETPYRQIVDVLIRRGISAVPVIDGFRRVLGVVSEADLLHKIERAGHPEERRVFEGRRRRTAREKADALLAGDLMTAPAVTTYPEASLPAAARMMDREDVKRLPVLDDLGRLVGIVTRSDLLRVHLRSDAEIREDVVQEVLRRVLAVRDGLVTVQVRDGAVTLDGRLDRRTAVELAGKLAAQVSGVVQVHSTIGYDVDDTTLVEVDPGRVTPVA; translated from the coding sequence ATGAGGACGTGGCAGGTGGGCGACGTGATGACCAGGGACGTCGCGACGGTGGGGGAGGAGACCCCGTACCGGCAGATCGTCGACGTGCTGATCCGGCGGGGCATCAGCGCCGTGCCGGTGATCGACGGCTTCCGCCGGGTGCTGGGCGTGGTGTCCGAGGCGGATCTCCTGCACAAGATCGAACGCGCCGGTCACCCGGAGGAGCGGCGGGTGTTCGAGGGGCGGCGTCGGCGTACCGCGCGGGAGAAGGCGGACGCGCTGCTGGCCGGGGACCTGATGACCGCCCCGGCGGTGACCACGTACCCGGAGGCGTCGCTGCCGGCGGCGGCCCGGATGATGGACCGTGAGGACGTCAAGCGGCTGCCCGTGCTGGACGACCTCGGCCGGCTGGTCGGCATCGTCACCCGCAGCGACCTGCTCCGGGTGCACCTGCGCAGCGACGCCGAGATCCGCGAGGACGTGGTGCAGGAGGTGCTGCGCCGGGTGCTCGCCGTCCGGGACGGCCTGGTCACCGTCCAGGTCCGCGACGGCGCGGTCACCCTGGACGGCCGACTCGACCGGCGGACCGCCGTCGAGCTGGCCGGGAAGCTCGCCGCGCAGGTCAGCGGCGTGGTCCAGGTGCACAGCACCATCGGGTACGACGTGGACGACACCACCCTGGTCGAGGTGGACCCGGGCCGGGTCACCCCGGTCGCCTGA
- a CDS encoding FKBP-type peptidyl-prolyl cis-trans isomerase, which yields MDKPEVGPIEGAPPADLVIEDITVGAGPEAQPGQLASVHYVGVAHSTGREFDASWNRGESFEFPLGGGQVIAGWDQGVVGMKVGGRRRLTIPPHLGYGSRGAGGVIKPNETLVFVVDLLGVR from the coding sequence ATGGACAAGCCCGAGGTAGGCCCGATCGAGGGCGCACCCCCCGCCGACCTCGTCATCGAGGACATCACCGTCGGCGCGGGCCCCGAGGCGCAGCCGGGCCAGCTGGCCAGCGTGCACTACGTCGGGGTGGCCCACTCGACCGGCCGCGAGTTCGACGCGTCGTGGAACCGGGGCGAGAGCTTCGAGTTCCCGCTCGGCGGCGGCCAGGTCATCGCCGGCTGGGACCAGGGCGTGGTCGGCATGAAGGTCGGCGGTCGCCGTCGGCTCACCATCCCGCCGCACCTGGGCTACGGCAGCCGGGGCGCCGGCGGCGTGATCAAGCCGAACGAGACGCTGGTCTTCGTCGTGGACCTGCTCGGCGTCCGCTGA
- a CDS encoding STAS domain-containing protein, translating into MGQRSDRFRVEITIDDHVVDVRAFGEIDIATVGSLRAALWAAPARPTLRLDLSGVQVLSAAGVRALVAAHLRVRARGGELVLVDPDPVVERVLRATGLHRVLPVRQSASAGKPVLVAV; encoded by the coding sequence ATGGGACAGCGCAGTGACCGGTTTCGCGTGGAGATCACCATCGACGACCACGTGGTGGACGTCCGGGCGTTCGGTGAGATCGACATCGCCACGGTCGGGTCGTTGCGCGCCGCGCTCTGGGCGGCCCCGGCGCGGCCGACGCTGCGGCTGGATCTCTCCGGCGTGCAGGTGCTCTCCGCGGCCGGGGTGCGGGCGCTGGTCGCGGCGCACCTGCGGGTCCGCGCCCGGGGCGGCGAGCTGGTCCTGGTCGACCCGGACCCGGTGGTGGAGCGGGTGTTGCGCGCCACCGGCCTGCACCGGGTGCTGCCGGTCCGGCAGAGCGCCTCGGCGGGCAAGCCGGTCCTGGTGGCGGTCTGA